Below is a genomic region from Aricia agestis chromosome 16, ilAriAges1.1, whole genome shotgun sequence.
tacttcaaaAGCTGCGACTAAGAACATATTCAATTAAACcttatgtttgaatatttttcattttcatttaatttctaatttttattatgtGTGTAGTTGTGTACTGTGTaacattatacaatgtgtcctaacaccggtgtccgatccttacatgttatgatgtatggcatattgtATTGACTGAAAGATCGGACATTGGTGTTGGGACAgtggatatattatatttttatgtgtcCCGTCACGAGTATCCAATGCTTTAACGTCTTTATTTCTTcgataatacatattaattgTTATTCTACAAAATTGCTgtttaatagtaattaagtataataaagtatttttgttcttctgttgttttcttataaaaactgttgattttattgatattacacTCCGGACAAGCCTTCGTGGCTTATggagtatacatattatgtatatttttaacaatttgtgtaattatataattaaatattttatatatataaaagtattttcatttttcatatacttttgaacatgcgggtcgaattgataGCCTTCTTTTTTTGATGTCCTAAAAATCTATAACgtgataaaaatctataacataaaattatgatCAACTATTGGTCGATGGCTGTagtctaattttttatttttatcgatatacgCCCATCCCTACACGCACACTATGACAATTGCACACAAGCATAAAATGGCCACGCGCTGGCGAGCTAAGAATCCATCTACTTATATCCTTAATCTATGATACATTACCTATATTATGAATAAaggaaacatttaaatttttaatttgcgccttgccgtccgccggcttatgcaggatagtgaatggtgtcgcaggcctgcATGGCGGCCGGCCTATGACAATTGACAGTCGACAGCCGAGTGCCGATACCATTCAGGATTGTGAATGGTATCGGCACTCGGCTGTCGACTGTCAATTGTCATAGGCCGGCCGCCATgcaggcctgcgacaccataaaagggcccattcacggcagtccGCCGTGCAGTCAGCCGGCTTATgtaggatagtgaatggtgtcgcaagtcgcaactcgcagGCCGGCCGCCATGCATGATGCAGCAGGGCAATCGCGATACATTTTTTCAACTGAAGCGCAAATGAAACTCGGACATTGATAGACTTATGGTACGATTCGGTATCGCGCTTACGTTTTGACAGCTAGTTGAGACGTTACTGAACTTCAGCCCAAGCGCAAACGCTGTCAAAACAAAAAGTTGATACAGTGCTACTTCTACTCGCACGTTTATGAAACGTTTCTTATTTGGGTGTGTTAAATTGACAAAAATTAATGGAAAAATATAACGCTATTTTACTTCAAAGCTGTAAAATAACACTACGGACTATTTAAGTTcgttcaaaagtaaattgaattttgacattacttctttACGTAAATGTTTTCCGCGCAACAAAAAACTTTTGTCACAAGTCACATACGTAAGTCACTATTAACACTTAAGTATGGCGTTTGTTAAATatagtaaaacaatattatgaattcacctacgtaaattaaaaactccaaataacattcatatttcataacTAGGTACCAAAACAATTATAGagtccatctaccctccataatccatatgtaaataaacaattatttgtCAATTGACCAATTAACGCATCGGAAAAAATTTGTTCATATTTAAGccaatcaaaattaaatcagAAGGGCGCTGATTGGTCCGCTGCAATGTCTGTCTAAAGGTCAAACGTTGTGCTTCGTTCGAGTTCCATCTAAGGTTGAGTTACGGTTGGAACGTTAGCACGATACTGAAATTTGTTCAGACGCAGCGGAACCAAACCGTAACTGAACCACAACCAAAGCAAATGTGAACCTGAATtgaaacgtttaaaaataacgcGATTGTCCTGCAGGCCTAATAAggcataagccggcggactgcaCGCGAtggactgcaatgcaggataaTGAATGGGCCACTTAAGCCAGCGTGCGGCACGGCGGATATTGAAAGGGCCACTTTATGCGAAATAAAATTTGAGAATTTTTTGACAAAAACTTGCTGTCGGAGTTGGTAGATCACAAGACCAACCATAGACAAGTTCTATTATCCACTTGTCTTCTGTCATCAGGTGATCGAATAGGGAGTAAAAATCCTGAAAAAGGATTGTGCGTGTAAAATCAATAAGTAAACATGTCTGGAAAGGAAAAACTAGCTATTTTCCCGTCTCGGGGGTAAGTTTTCAGTGAATATATGTCTTTGCCTGTCACATATCTTGTCGGTTCAATATATTGACTCAGTATGAAACTAATTCAATTTCAGTGCTCAAATGTTGATGAAGAGTCGATTGGCTGGAGCACAAAAAGGCCATGGACTTTTAAAGAAAAAAGCTGATGCTTTACAAGTTAGGTTCCGTATGATCCTGAGCAAAATTATTGAGGTAAGTTTGTCTAAGAAAATGGCACCAATCAGctgatgtaaaaaattaaaaagcagtGTTCAGTAACTTCACAAATggttaagtattatattttattttacataaagcCAATTACAGCTTTACTTACATATTAAGTTATTTctacaaataattttgattataattGTTGTTCAAAGTTTATGGAAACAAAACCTTTGGTCATAGACAATGTTCATCAATATCTTATCAACACATTGTGATTTCAGACCAAAACTCTTATGGGTGAAGTGATGAAAGAAGCTGCTTTTTCCTTGGCTGAAGCTAAATTCACTACTGGTGATTTCAATCAAGTTGTGCTGCAGAACGTAACAAAGGCTCAGATTAAAATCCGTTCCAAGAAAGACAATGTTGCTGGTAAGAATAACTTTAAATAACTCTTCAGTTTATATTATGACTGTATTTACTGTCATTAACTTTATTCTAGATATGTTTCTGACTTtactttgaataaaaaaatttaaatattaattaaaatattgttagaaAATTGGAAAAAAACCAAATTATGCCATGACATTcatgataaaattttgtttgttactATTTAATTTGATGTATAATCTAGATATAGAAAGTTTTGTATGttaaaaaacatgaaatgtataCTTTTCCTGATTTTCTATGTCATGCTATCCTAcagatataaaattttaatacctAACTACATTTTAGTAAATTCACagctaatattgtttaaatGTAATTACTTGTTTAGATAtgattaaaatgtttaaagatATTCTGTTACTAATTTTCAGGTGTAACACTCCCAATCTTCGAGTCATACCAGGACGGTTCAGACACATACGAGCTAGCGGGTCTGGCTCGTGGTGGTCAACAGCTGTCCAAGCTGAAGAAGAACTTCCAGAGCGCTGTAAAGCTGCTCGTAGAGCTTGCTTCGCTGCAGACGTCATTCGTGACCCTGGATGAAGTCATCAAGATCACCAACAGACGTGTCAACGCTATTGAGCATGGTCAGTTATAAGTTTcaagttattttattgtataacagTAACAGGAgctatttattactttattttaacactagcgacccgcccagGCTTTGCatgggtataaaataatatatagccactgaaaaaatgattaaaatcgattccccagttttaatttatattcattactagctgtcccagtgaacttcgtgtcactttaaaaccttccctggccttctacgaatattttaagactaaaattagcccaacccgttcagccgttttccatttttatatatttgacttttaagtattatcacaaatcttttgtatgggagtatagaaaagtgttgtttttagactttttcaggaaatttaatttttttttttttagaatttttctctctgTAAGAACcctcctcgtacttcaaggaatatttttaaaaaagaattagcgaaatcgttccaaccgttctcgatttttgcgcttagcaacacattcagcaactcatttttatattatagattactgGTTTGTGGTTTATACTATACCCGTGGCACAGATTGGTTGGTACCACCGCAAAAGCTATGTCtcgcaattttttaatttgtaatatcttccaaaatatttaaatcatatgctgtaaaaggccatatagatctacattaaatcaacaatgtattttagatatttaattggataaggattaatgctgtatttattaaaattgcttcgaaaattagccattatttgtcataaaaagtaaatgacaaaaaaattttaTTGTGGGACattaccatcgcggagttttctgtagaccttttcaatgtgtaatatacttggtacattattttgataaatgtcGTAGGGtccagcctgcgtttgcaatgtaagcggaaaaaatataattatttgcgacatcacattagaaaccccaaaattaacagtGTTTCTTCACTATTtcatgaatgttattatacttataaaccttcctcttgaatcactctatctatttaagaaaaccgcatcaaaatccgttgcgtagttttaaagattaaagggaacaaagggacatgagggaaaaaatgcgactttgttttataatatgtagtgatgatgataaaacAATGTTTTGTACTTATGTCTTGGAGAAATTAGAAAAATGCTTAACAAGGATAAAACAttgaatattatgtatcatTTTGTATGTAGTGTTGATCTTTTATTTGGGGTTTTGTAATTGAAAAGAGATAGATTGTTGTTAGAATGCCTTATTCATTATACTTGGGACTATTTTGTATGTTAGTATGAAACAGGCAAAAGATATCTGTTGAGAACTGCAGATTACCTCTGTCCAATATTGGCAACACTGTTTAAATCTTCCTAAGCTTATGTTAGGGTTTCACGCGCGTCGCGTCGCCCTAGGCCGTAATCTATACAATGCTTTgccaaaaaaaaacatcatGTCTAAAAAGACgctgctttattaaaaaaataggtgTGGCAAAGCTAATAATCTACACAGTCTAATAGCACGCACACTAACACCgcgccgaagtctgccgaattGAAACAACAATGTGTTATTAaaaggcttataattaactgatcaccagaaatagtaacatttcacagacaaaaatttaaaatagtaaacgatcaccaaaatacagaccaccattttaatgtaaaatgataaccaaagatttaacatcttaacgccaaaaatagtaaatgatcaccaaaataagtaaatgatcaccaacattatactagcattttaaagaaaaatggtcaccaaaattagtaagtgatcaccaacattacactagcattttaatgtaaaatgatcaccaaagatttattatctcgctatcctgtttatgcaaaatgactccaaataaatcattgttatttaaaccaaaagtagtaaacgatcaGCAACATTATAtgttagcattttaatgtaaaattttaaccaaatatatttttatttagcaaatatcctattaaagagaagaagacagatagacggacagacggatagacagacatcgaagtcttagtaaaagagtcccgtttgtaccctttgggtacggaaccctaaacacgggactctattactgagacttcgatgtctgtccgtctgtccgtccgtctgtctttctctagggcctaggctgtatctcaagaaccgctccagctagacttctaaaaatttcacagattgtgtaatgtgtatatctgttgccgctataacaaccagtactaaaacaaaataaaataatgatttaagaggggctcccatacaataaacgttattttattggccttttttgctcgatatcaataatggcaataatgATGGTAGGCACGTGATATTTTCGCAAAggcctttattatattatgttaacttcaataattaggtaataataataaaaaataatttaaaaggggctcccatacaaaaatacaattttaggtctaattttgttctataacggtacggtcCTTAATATaaccctccatgtccgactcacacttagccgactattttgttaataatattatgcttacatgttttatcaatcgtagtgatttatttggacagaaatatcgcattgatttgctcacaaggatttagtgatcatttactatatttggtgatcatttactatatttagtgatcatttactatatttggtgatcatttactatatttggtggtcatttactatattaggtgatcatttactttatttggtgatcatttactatatttggtgttcgattacaatttgaagtgttgtcatgactaaaatagctggtagtattgcaattttagactttatttttttggtgttaattatctttttttggtaaacaagtttagggtatcagtgcattttttggtggtcattatacaTATTTGTTCCCTTATTAAAATCCGTAAATGTTTCAACCTGAGGTTTCAACCTTATAATATCATGAGTGATACTCGAAATCATTAAACaatgtgttaggtttattttcgctACGGAATTTGGTCGGCGCACTCAAAGCCCGAGATGAGAGAGAGCTATGCAATAACTTAAAAGTAGAAGAAGCCTTATGCAATTTGGTGATCAGTGATCATGGTGTTTCAGTGATCATCCCCCGCCTGGAGCGGACGCTGGCCTACATTATCTCGGAGCTTGATGAGCTGGAGAGAGAGGAGTTCTACCGGCTCAAGAAGATCCAGGACAAGAAGAAGATTATCAAGGATAAGGCTGAGGCGGTATGTGCATTGTTCAACTATCACACTAATGGCGGCTGTACACACTCGACGAGAGCCTCTCTCCGAGACCCTCGGCCGTACATGCTTGCTCTGGTTATTCCTCGCGAGAGCTCGAAAGAGACGAGGACGAGAGCGCCTTGTACACACTCGCCTCAGCCTGTCTCATACACGATTTAAAGagagtgtaaactcgagctcgaGGTTCGTCTCGcagggctcgcgtcgggagcggTTTTTGGGCACGAGTCAAAGGAGCTCGCGGTGGACGCCAAGGACGCGAGCTTTTTGTTTACACTTCATTCGGTTACAAACGCTAGTCCGTGCCGGTTGTGTTTTTGACTGCCCGTTTTTGTGGAATTGCTTCGACTCTGTACcgctatagagcgaaagtaggcaaaaagttgtgttttttgtatggtagcccccttaaatatttattttatttttagtattttgttgttaaagcggcaatagatatacacaatgtgtgaaaatttcagaagtctagctatagcggtttttgagataaagcctggagacagacagacaacgaagtcttagtaatagggtcccgtttttaccctttgtgtacggaaccctaaaaatggattgGTCTCGAGAAAACATAATAAAGTCCAAAGAACTTTTGCAACAAGAGCCTATAATTTGGAACCCTAAACTAGTTCAAGTATAGCTGTAAAAACTCAGTAAACATAGAGTTGATGCCACCAATACTTCGACGTCCTCCGTCGCTGATAATTCGAAAAGAAGAACACGCCACGAgaatgtaaagtgtaaacacaAGCTCGCGAACTCGACGAACTCACGAGCTTCGACGCGAGCCGCGAGACGCTCCGCGAGCGttctttgtttgaacgtgctaatctcaggaactactggtccgatttgaaaaattctatcAGTGTTAGATGGCCCATTTATTTGggaaggctatatattattaagcTAAGATAAattggagcgaagaaacagaggaaaatgaggaaaaaattatatgaaattagttcttaagataatgtATTATCTTGAGAACTACTGCCAGAGCAACTTTTATGTTTTTTGGCACACacgaagaatagaccacgtgaagggatat
It encodes:
- the LOC121735084 gene encoding V-type proton ATPase subunit D, translating into MSGKEKLAIFPSRGAQMLMKSRLAGAQKGHGLLKKKADALQVRFRMILSKIIETKTLMGEVMKEAAFSLAEAKFTTGDFNQVVLQNVTKAQIKIRSKKDNVAGVTLPIFESYQDGSDTYELAGLARGGQQLSKLKKNFQSAVKLLVELASLQTSFVTLDEVIKITNRRVNAIEHVIIPRLERTLAYIISELDELEREEFYRLKKIQDKKKIIKDKAEALKAKLKAEGLLAEAADSANLLDEGDEDLLF